A single genomic interval of Mangifera indica cultivar Alphonso chromosome 5, CATAS_Mindica_2.1, whole genome shotgun sequence harbors:
- the LOC123216619 gene encoding probable protein phosphatase 2C 15 — protein MASREGKRHHHHHHHDLVPLAALISREMMSEKMEKPTIRYGHAAQSRKGEDYFLIKTDCQRVPGNSSSTFSVFAIFDGHNGNAAAIYTREHLLNHVLGAIPHGLGWDEWLQALPRALVAGFVKADKEFQSRGETSGTTATFVIVDRWTVTVASVGDSRCILDAQGGVITTLTVDHRLEENVEEREHVTASGGEVGRLSIVGGAEIGPLRCWPGGLCLSRSIGDMDVGEFIVPIPYVKQVKLSNAGGRLIIASDGIWDALSSEMAAQSCRGLPAELAARQVVKEALRTRGLKDDTTCIVVDIIPPDNSVPPLTPPKKQNKFRALLFRKKSNDSANKLSKKLSAVGIVEELFEEGSAMLDERLGNDEPTTQSTSGLFMCAVCQVDLAPSEGISVHAGSIFSTSSKPWQGPFLCADCRNKKDAMEGKRPSGIKVS, from the exons ATGGCATCTAGAGAAGGGAAgcgtcatcatcatcatcatcatcatgatcTTGTGCCTCTTGCTGCTTTGATCAGCAGAGAGATGATGAGTGAGAAGATGGAGAAGCCGACTATTAGATATGGGCATGCAGCTCAATCTAGGAAAGGAGAGGATTATTTCTTGATTAAGACAGATTGTCAAAGAGTACCTGGGAATTCGTCATCTACTTTCTCTGTCTTTGCG ATCTTTGATGGGCACAATGGGAATGCTGCAGCAATTTATACAAGAGAACATTTGTTGAATCATGTGTTGGGCGCCATTCCTCATGGGCTTGGGTGGGATGAGTGGCTTCAGGCTTTACCTCGGGCTTTAGTTGCGGGATTTGTGAAGGCAGACAAGGAATTTCAGAGCAGAG GAGAAACGTCTGGAACCACAGCTACATTTGTCATAGTTGACAGATGGACTGTGACGGTTGCATCTGTAGGAGACTCTCGTTGCATATTAGATGCCCAAGGTGGTGTCATTACCACCTTAACGGTTGACCATAGACTTGAAGAGAATGTGGAAGA GAGAGAACACGTAACTGCAAGCGGGGGTGAAGTTGGGAGGCTTAGCATTGTTGGTGGTGCTGAG ATTGGTCCACTACGTTGTTGGCCTGGTGGTTTATGCCTTTCGAGGTCAATTGGAGATATGGATGTTGGAGAGTTTATAGTACCGATACCATATGTCAAACAAGTGAAG CTATCTAATGCGGGGGGGAGGCTCATTATTGCTTCTGATGGAATCTGGGATGCCCTATCCTCAGAAATGGCTGCACAATCTTGCCGCGGATTGCCAGCTGAACTTGCTGCTAGACAAGTTGTGAAG GAAGCCTTACGGACAAGGGGCCTAAAAGATGACACGACTTGCATAGTTGTTGACATAATTCCTCCAGACAATTCAGTACCGCCTTTGACTCCACCCAAAAAGCAGAACAAGTTTAGGGCACTTCTTTTTAGAAAGAAGTCCAATGATTCTGCAAATAAACTCTCTAAGAAACTTTCAGCTGTAGGAATAGTTGAAGAACTGTTTGAAGAAGGGTCAGCAATGCTAGATGAAAG ACTGGGAAACGATGAACCTACCACACAATCAACGTCCGGTCTTTTCATGTGTGCCGTATGCCAAGTTGACCTTGCACCAAGTGAAGGCATCTCAGTTCATGCTGGTTCCATTTTCTCCACCAGCTCAAAACCCTGGCAAGGACCTTTTCTTTGTGCTGATTGTCGTAATAAGAAGGATGCCATGGAAGGAAAACGTCCTAGCGGAATTAAAGTGtcataa